From the Oxalobacter vibrioformis genome, the window AATCCAATGCGATTGTTTTCTGTCGTGACGGCATGACGCTGGCGATCGGCGCCGGCCAGATGAGCCGGGTGGATGCTGCGCGTACGGCTGTCATGAAAGCGAAAAATGCCGGACTGTCACTGGCAGGAACGGCTGTGGCTTCTGACGCATTCTTTCCGTTCAGGGATGGGCTGGATATTGTGGCAAATGCCGGCGCAACATCCATCATCCAGCCGGGTGGCTCCATACGGGACCAGGAAATCATTGATGCGGCAGATGAGCGTGGGCTGACCATGGCCTTCACCGCCATACGCCATTTCCGGCACTGATTCTTTTCCAGCCGTCAGGGAGACACTGCTTATGAAAATTCTCGGCATTGACCCCGGACTCAGAATCACCGGTTTTGGCGTCATCGAAAAACAGGGGGCGCAGCTTTCCTATGTGGCGTCCGGCACAGTCAGCACCCCGACAGAAGCCGATCTTCCGGACCGCCTGAAAATCATCCTGAAAAGTGTCGGGGAAATCATTGAGACATATCGGCCGGACTGTGCCGCCATTGAAAAAGTTTTTGTGAATGTGAACCCGCAATCCACCCTGCTTTTGGGACAAGCCAGAGGGGCTGCTATCTGCGCACTCGTCGGCGCCGATCTTGCCATTTCGGAATATACGGCATTGCAGGTCAAGCAGGCGGTGGTGGGACATGGCAAGGCACAAAAAAAGCAGGTGCAGGATATGGTCAAACGCCTTCTTTCCCTGCCTGCGCCGCCCAAAAGTGATGCCGCAGATGCCCTGGGTGT encodes:
- the ruvC gene encoding crossover junction endodeoxyribonuclease RuvC, which translates into the protein MKILGIDPGLRITGFGVIEKQGAQLSYVASGTVSTPTEADLPDRLKIILKSVGEIIETYRPDCAAIEKVFVNVNPQSTLLLGQARGAAICALVGADLAISEYTALQVKQAVVGHGKAQKKQVQDMVKRLLSLPAPPKSDAADALGVAICHANAFDTLRAMQEAGSLKPKSGFRIRRGRLIQ